A single Oncorhynchus mykiss isolate Arlee chromosome 24, USDA_OmykA_1.1, whole genome shotgun sequence DNA region contains:
- the LOC110503763 gene encoding beta,beta-carotene 9',10'-oxygenase, with product MSPPSSTDLKKTKSKKNKNHHYTDVHGLPCIEKIVASVDETPEAISTNISGTIPEWINGNFLRNGPGKFEIGNNKFNHWFDGMALLHQFKIAGGQVTYKSRFLGSDCYTANSENSRIVVSEFGTVAMPDPCKNFFQRFLSRFELPKASDNDNVSFVTYKGDYYVSTETNFMHKVDPETLETKEKVDWSKFIAVNGATAHPHTDPDGTTYNMGNSYSAKGAIYNIIRVPPTRTMPENPEETLEGATVVCSIPSVDKARPSYYHSFAMSENYVVFIEQPIKMDLLKIVTGKLRGKGISDGIYWDPKLETIFHLINKQTGKLNSVKYHAKALSTFHQINAWEEDGFLVMDLCAADDGKAINNYIVQNMRKSGEALDEVYNTMCRVFPRRFVLPLNVDKETPCGQNLNIRPDSTATATKTAKDKVFCTHEDLHDEELHTYGGLEFPQINYAKYNTKPYRYFYGCGFRHLVGDTLIKMDLQGKKMKVWEHPGLYPSEPVFVPLPGATEEDDGVIMSVVITPKKDKSTFLLVLDAKTFKELGRAEVPVNIPYGFHGTFNSTMTHRRYLLERKLEAH from the exons ATGTCACCTCCAAGCTCTACAG ACCTGAAAAAGACTAAGTCAAAGAAGAATAAGAATCATCATTACACAGACGTGCACGGCCTGCCATGCATTGAGAAGATCGTGGCTTCTGTGGATGAGACCCCAGAGGCCATCAGCACTAATATCAGTGGAACTATCCCAGAGTGGATTAATGGCAATTTCCTCAGAAACGGACCAGGAAAGTTTGAGATTGGTAATAACAA ATTCAACCACTGGTTTGATGGAATGGCCCTCCTGCATCAATTCAAAATCGCTGGAGGTCAGGTGACCTACAAGAGCCGCTTCCTGGGCAGTGACTGCTACACAGCTAACAGTGAGAACAGCCGCATCGTTGTGTCTGAATTCGGGACTGTGGCCATGCCAGACCCCTGCAAGAACTTCTTCCAACGCTTTCTGTCCCGGTTCGAACTGCCAA AAGCGTCAGATAATGACAATGTGAGCTTTGTGACGTACAAGGGTGATTACTATGTGAGCACGGAGACCAACTTCATGCACAAGGTGGACCCTGAGACACTTGAGACAAAGGAAAAG GTGGACTGGAGCAAATTCATTGCGGTCAATGGAGCCACTGCCCACCCCCACACAGACCCTGATGGTACAACATACAACATGGGGAATTCTTACTCTGCTAAAG GTGCAATTTACAATATCATCCGTGTGCCTCCGACAAGGACAATGCCAGAAAACCCAGAGGAAACCCTGGAGGGAGCTACAGTGGTCTGTTCTATTCCTTCAGTGGACAAGGCAAGACCTTCATACTACCACAGCTTTG CAATGTCAGAGAATTACGTGGTGTTTATTGAGCAGCCTATCAAAATGGACCTCTTGAAGATTGTGACAGGCAAGCTGAGAGGAAAGGGTATCAGCGATGGGATCTACTGGGACCCTAAACTTGAGACCATCTTTCATTTGATTAACAAGCAGACAGGCAAG CTCAACTCAGTCAAGTATCATGCCAAAGCGCTGTCCACATTCCACCAGATCAACGCCTGGGAGGAGGATGGCTTCCTGGTTATGGACCTCTGTGCCGCAGACGATGGCAAAGCCATCAACAACTACATTGTTCAGAACATGCGCAAGTCAGGAGAGGCTCTGGACGAG GTATACAACACTATGTGCAGAGTGTTTCCCCGGCGATTTGTTTTGCCTCTCAACGTAGACAAGGAGACACCCTGTGGGCAAAATCTGAACATACGCCCTGACAGTACCGCCACTGCCACCAAGACTGCTAAGGACAAG GTGTTCTGTACACATGAGGATCTGCACGATGAGGAACTCCATACGTATGGTGGTCTTGAGTTCCCACAAATCAACTATGCCAAGTACAACACCAAACCATATCGCTACTTCTACGGTTGTGGTTTCAGACATCTAGTAGGAGACACTCTCATCAAGATGGACCTCCAAGGCAAAAAAATGAAG GTGTGGGAGCATCCTGGACTGTACCCTTCAGAGCCTGTCTTTGTACCCTTGCCTGGCGCTACAGAAGAGGATGACGGTGTCATTATGTCTGTGGTCATCACTCCAAAAAAG GACAAGAGCACATTCCTGTTGGTTTTGGATGCCAAGACATTCAAAGAGTTGGGCAGAGCGGAGGTGCCTGTGAACATTCCCTATGGTTTCCATGGGACATTCAACTCCACTATGACTCATAGAAGGTATCTATTAGAAAGAAAATTGGAGGCACATTAG